One window of the Actinomyces wuliandei genome contains the following:
- the glpK gene encoding glycerol kinase GlpK has protein sequence MSENPGTVEKQYVLSIDQGTTSSRAILFDHAGAIVAVDQKEHEQIFPRAGWVEHDAVEIWDNVRSVVAGVLSKAEVNRHQIASVGITNQRESAVVWDKSTGEPVYNVIVWQDTRTQAICDRLAGDVGPDRYKDQVGLGLATYFSGPKVAWILENVEGARQRAEAGDLLMGTMDTWVLWNMTGGVNGGVHATDVTNASRTMLMNIDTLDWNEDICADMGIPTSMLPEIKPSSGVFGYGRKNGLLIDTPVSGILGDQQAATFGQACFEVGQAKNTYGTGCFMLINTGTTPVRSENGLLTTVCYQIGDQPAVYALEGSIAVAGSLVQWLRDNLGIIQDSKDVEELAKTVEDNGGAYFVPAFSGLFAPYWRPDARGALVGLTRYVNKGHIARAVEESTAFQTREVLEAMNRDAAASGTTLTELKVDGGMTRDELLMQFQADQVGVPVVRPQVTETTALGAAYAAGIAVGFWSGTQDVIDNWAEGKRWEPAMEEAERERLFRNWKKAVTRTLDWVDEDVVE, from the coding sequence ATGTCCGAGAACCCAGGTACCGTCGAGAAGCAGTACGTGCTGTCGATCGACCAGGGCACCACGTCCTCGCGTGCGATCCTCTTTGACCACGCTGGAGCCATCGTCGCGGTGGACCAGAAGGAGCACGAGCAGATCTTCCCCCGCGCCGGCTGGGTGGAGCACGACGCCGTCGAGATCTGGGACAACGTGCGCTCCGTCGTGGCCGGGGTGCTGTCCAAGGCGGAGGTCAACCGCCACCAGATCGCCTCGGTGGGCATCACCAACCAGCGTGAGAGCGCCGTGGTGTGGGACAAGAGCACCGGGGAGCCGGTGTACAACGTCATCGTCTGGCAGGACACCCGCACCCAGGCCATCTGTGACCGCCTGGCCGGGGACGTCGGCCCCGACAGGTACAAGGACCAGGTGGGCCTGGGGCTGGCCACCTACTTCTCCGGCCCCAAGGTCGCCTGGATCCTGGAGAACGTCGAGGGCGCCCGGCAGCGGGCCGAGGCCGGCGACCTGCTCATGGGCACCATGGACACCTGGGTGCTGTGGAACATGACCGGTGGCGTCAACGGCGGCGTCCACGCCACCGACGTCACCAACGCCTCGCGCACGATGCTCATGAACATCGACACCCTCGACTGGAACGAGGACATCTGCGCGGACATGGGGATTCCCACCTCCATGCTGCCTGAGATCAAGCCTTCCTCGGGCGTCTTCGGCTACGGCCGCAAGAACGGCCTGCTGATTGACACACCCGTCTCCGGCATCCTGGGGGACCAGCAGGCAGCCACCTTCGGCCAGGCCTGCTTCGAGGTGGGCCAGGCCAAGAACACCTACGGCACGGGTTGTTTCATGCTCATCAACACCGGGACCACCCCGGTGCGCAGCGAGAACGGCCTGCTGACCACCGTGTGCTACCAGATCGGGGACCAGCCCGCCGTCTACGCCCTGGAGGGCTCCATCGCGGTCGCAGGCTCCCTGGTCCAGTGGCTGCGCGACAACCTGGGGATCATCCAGGACTCCAAGGACGTCGAGGAGCTGGCCAAGACGGTGGAGGACAACGGCGGCGCCTACTTCGTGCCCGCCTTCTCCGGGCTGTTCGCCCCCTACTGGCGCCCCGACGCGCGCGGCGCGCTGGTGGGCCTGACCCGCTACGTCAACAAGGGCCACATCGCCAGGGCCGTGGAGGAGTCCACCGCCTTCCAGACCCGTGAGGTCCTGGAGGCGATGAACCGCGACGCGGCCGCCTCCGGCACCACGCTGACCGAGCTCAAGGTGGACGGGGGCATGACTCGCGACGAGTTGCTCATGCAGTTCCAGGCCGACCAGGTGGGCGTGCCTGTGGTGCGCCCCCAGGTCACCGAGACCACGGCGCTGGGCGCGGCCTACGCCGCCGGTATCGCCGTGGGCTTCTGGTCCGGCACCCAGGACGTCATCGACAACTGGGCCGAGGGCAAGCGCTGGGAGCCCGCCATGGAGGAGGCCGAGCGCGAGCGCCTCTTCCGTAACTGGAAGAAGGCGGTGACCCGCACCCTCGACTGGGTGGACGAGGACGTGGTCGAGTAG